tgttagtctaatatCGCTTATGTTACTGCATATCGTATCGTGTATTAGAAATGACACATTGTCATTCCGTGTTACATACTGTATACAGCATTATTCACATATCAAATCATAACCTACCCAGTGTATATTATCACATATCACATCCGATCATGCTTTATATCCTTCATATCAATAGGCTTCCTCTCATATAACGTCTTCTTGACATAAACAAGACACAATATATATGTCTGCAGATATACAATAGCGTAACATTACTGAGAAGATAGTGAGACATTTCTTCCTTATAAGAAAGGATAAAAAAGAAGAGAGGCTCAATAAGCACATGTATACAAGTATAAACTGTGTTGATGAAACTAAgtagataaaaaaaatatacaatgcttatgtacaaatatgattgatatcatgCACTGTTTGATAGCATGCATTAATGTGGTTGATATCATGCATCAATGTTAAAGATAAAAGAAGCACAGCTCTAATAACAATGTCAACAAAGCAGTATGCATGTGTATCATGATCTGTAAATGACTATATCCAACACttaaacacatcacacacaaacccacCCGTCTTTCATCAGATACCTTCAGATACTGTGCAAGACAGCCATCTGTCTGTTGGTCTACAGCTAGTAAACCTTGTTGGGCTAGGAAATCTGAAATCTCTTTTGCCCGAATGACTAGTGAATATTTACTGGTGATTTGTTCCTTGCTGCGTAGATCTCAGTGAACCTAAATCTCAAGCTACTGAATTTTGATGTTGGCCAGTAACTTTCAAGGCCAGCTTGATCAAAAATACTGATCCTTGGTCAGCAAgtttttgaaattatttcacacATAGCTTTCAGATTAACACCATGCTGATGCAGACAATTTCACATTGATCTCTGTCCAATCTTTTCCAAAGACTTCTCTGATAGATTTGTATCTTTTTAGTGTATCTTCCTTAAACTAAGGACAAATACAAGCCAGTTTCATGAGACTAGTTAACTAGTCTCCCTTTGGACTAGTAGCTTATGTCTGACTGATGCATAAATTATCACCTTGGATGGCAAAACTAGATCAATAGATTTATCAATAGATCTGAGCCGCACAATGAATACGTTATCACATCCCATGTATCCCATTAAATCTGACTTTAAGTTTATATACATTGCATGTGTTGTCTTAGACAAATCATTAatgaatatgtatatgtacagtaaacaacatgagcaggtATTAACATGTAATCTATATGCAATGGTTGCATAATTGTGACATCATGATTCAAGTTCACTATCTTTCAAtaaactgtaacatttaaaaaaatattcttcGAACAAATATGACTCAACAGACAATACAGATTGTGTTACTGggtttcagaaaatatattacGATGTAACAAAAAGATCCTTGTAGGCTATACTTTCCCAATTTAGAAAAAAGTATTCATAAAAAATTTATACTTTTGGGGTTGACGAGTATACCACAACAACAatataagtaaacttagtctcagtacttttcgtttcACTCCATTACTGAGCCTAACAAACCCAGtaggaggtcgtgtcaggtaacccttgagattgaccaatcagaagacagtgagtaaacagttgctgaaaaaaagtatttttgtcaatattcaaggaagaagctaatggtaaccatgtcatcagaaagccatAAGCACATATACTGCAAGTCAAATGCCCATGTTTTAAGGGACTTTCATTTATTGAGgtatcagtgtcagtgactagcAAATATTTTAAGTCTCGCCAagtcgttgtctgattggttaaatcaaTTCAGCcttctcgcatttgattggatgcTCATAGGTcgttcaaaggttacctgaagcAACCTCCTACCAGGTTCTGatagactcagtagaggagtaTAACGAAAAAAACTGAgattaagtttacttagactgaccacAACAACTTCTTAAGTAAATCAAGCATCAATAAAGCATTCATTTTGATTCTAAAGGTATTTTTGAAACACCTGTATCTTTGAATGTCATGAGAAGTTTGGACATCTCTGTCTGGTAGATCTGCAACATTTTTGGAAACCCTGATTGAAATTTTACATTAAATTATACAGGCACTGTCAGTGGTAAAGCCTCCTTTGGGGATTAATAAGGCACAGGGACTTGCCCCAAGCTTCAATTACTAAATGCTTTAAAAGAGCTTAAGTACTTTTCTTCCCAACACTCAGCATGGACAAAAGAAATCTTTCTATTTTTTGTATGCAATTGCACCTTTACATGACATTGGTTACAAGCGAGATGAGCCCACTTGTGCTAGTTGTCTGAGGCACTGCAGTTTGTGGAGTTACACTCCTTAGGTGTGCTGGAAACCTGGTATTAAGCGccttggcctagattttcaaagctatcttagcactaagaaagcttagaaaatctaggccttggATTCCAGTGACTCAAGCTATAAGCAGAGATGGTCCTTAACAGGTATGAAGTGGCATTCACACAGCACACTAAAGTTTGATGGCAGATgttgttaaaattttaaaatgtcaatgtcaaaactTTCATGGTATTTTGAGCACCATGTCTCTATCTGTatggtcacgtgacaatttCGTTGACTGCGAATTGTTCTTCCTGAACAACGAAGTTTGATGACTCTgaaagtttgatggaaaagTTGGTGAGAATAGAGACCAATCCTATTTATTGATAATGGTTTGAAAAGTCAGAAATTGCTGTTAATGGCAAGTTGTTCGAATGTTCACACTCTCAAATTTGAGTTtgacagcatgtgttgtcaaactttagtttgCCATGTGAAGGTCGCTTTAAGTCCTACATCTCAAGAACACCGGAATATTCTGGATTTCACCACCAGAATGAACCTGATCAAACACAAAATGAAAGGCATGTCAATAATTATCAATCCCATGCATGAAGTTTTCAGGGTTGGTTTCCACATCAACGCTGGCATCAAGACGGGCGATGTGATCTGTGACCATGTTGAGAATTTGCTCCACGTCATCAATGTTGCCATTGCTGATGGTACTTGCTGTTGACAGCTCACTGACTGATCTTCTGCTGGAACAAACACATCATGTCTGAAGTCAAATGGaaaatttaaaaacttgaaaattcttttaaaaatatttcagcagtaaGAATTCATTCATGTGCTCCTATACTAGTATAAAAAACAATGCTAAGCCCTAAGAACCCATATTGTATCTTAGCCTTATATCATATGTAGGTCCCATCAGTAGGTCACAGCACTTTCTGAGACCTTAGTACTTCTGGTCTCATGATTGTCAGTTGACAGTAAGGAACTGATAAACCTTGTAGCCAGAAATAACAAATTTCCGATCTGACCATCCCCAAATTAGCCATATTTGGCAGGCGCCCTATTTGGAACCAAAACTGGTTCCGAAGTATATGCTTGTCGCTAGATACTGTATCTTGTACTTTAAGTAAGCTGGACCCTGTCTCACACATTGCAAGTTAGCATGAAAAAAGAAGGCAAGGAACCAGCATAGTCCGGAAGTAACGTCTAGAGAGACTTACAGAACCTGTCGCCCCAACACCCATGCATGTAGGACAAGCtgactttaaaatgtttttaggGTTGCGGTACTTTGTAAAGTTTAACAGTCTCCTCCCTATTCCAATGCATGAACTGCATGCTACATAGACGCCAATAATTATTACGTGTACATTCTTGTGTTACTCCTGGAGCTGGAGAGCGTTCCATTCTCAGGGATGCTGATGCCATTCTTTCTGAGGAAGTCCACAAACTGACCATAGTCCGCAGACGGGATGAAAGGACTCATTTCTAGAAAATCAACATTCAGTGTTCATTACTATGACTACACTGATACAAAGTCAAGCCAGTAACGTAACACAGAAAATGAGGATTATTAGGAAGCGAGTGGCTTCCTAATAGTCACTGGATTGACAATTCACTGCAATGGAATAAAAAGTAACTTATCATCAGGCATGCAAGCTCATCCTCAGTCTTCATCTTAGTCACAATAGCGCAACAGCATCATTCATAAGATAGTTAAAAACACATTACAGGTGGAAGTGATTGAACGTTGTTTCAGGTCACTGTCAGATATTGTCCTGGACCACAACCTACGAGTCTCACGGTAATAAGCCATGATTATATATATTGAAAatcagaaccagcaaaaatTGTGGTGCCATGTTTAGTGAACGAGCATGTTCAAGGTGGTCAAATGGTTTCTAAGAAGATCTACAAAACATATGAAGGAAGATTTTTCAACACCAAGCTATTTCAAAAATGAGTCAGATGAGTATCTACATATAGATATGTGAGCTGAACTAAAATAACACTTACCTGCCAACAAATGTTTTCTATCTGGACCATAAAGTTGCAGCACTTGTTCACAGAATTCTCCAATTGGCAATTCATTATGCCAGTCCCGCAGAAGTTCAGCAAAATGGCGCAATTCATCCGGATTCAGTTTTTGATGcagctgaaatatttcatgtgatGGTCAAACAAAAGCAAGAAAGCATTCTGCATCCTCATAACATCAGTTTACACTAATTAAATTATTTGAAGCTCTCCTTGTTCCTCTATGTTCCATGAAGACACTGTTCCAGTTCTACAAAGAGACCTCAGTGTCATAAgcttaaggtatgggagttacaatcatcttagcactaagatcagTTCCTggttcctcaaagtgatcgtagcactacgacagacataagtctatgttaaagtatgggagttacaatcatcttagcgctaagatcagggccccgttcctcaaagcaatCGTAGCACTATGACAgacgtaagtctatgttatggtatgggactatgatcatcttagcgctacaatcgCTTTGACGAACAGCCCAgtgtccacttgcacaaagcgattttaGCAATACAATGGTtctaactcccattctccaacagaGACTTTAGATAGTCATGGCACTATGATCGCTTGGTGCAAGTGGGCACAAGGCCCTATTTCAGAAAGACTGCTACAGCATAGGGGGTACAACAGCCATAGCACAGCTTGGAGAATGGGACCATGGTGAGAAAAAACATCATTGCTGTCTATCAAATTTTGTTACATCATCAGATTGTTTCGTATAGTCACATTCCAACATTATTATTCACTCACATATAGTGCAATGTTTTATGATAAGCAGTAACGTAAAGTAgttgtcaaatattttaaacatcatTTCAGTCAGTTTAATGATGTGAGGAAAGCCTGAACACCTGACACACATTGTAGATGTTCATTTGGGTCAAATCCAAGGAATGGGACAGGGATCAGGGCAAACGAATCCAGCAATCATCACAGCTAAGATTTCAAAACCTGGACCTTGATTTTCAAAGctcccttagcgctaagatagtaaTACttgccatgcattaacattaacttatgactatcttagcgctaaaagagCTTTGAAAATGTAGGCCATGGACTGTAGTGACTCACATATGCAAGCGTGGTTAAATAAAAACCTtctgcatgtgacctttcagtGAGCAAGGACTGCCTTTGTTGTCAGTGTGGAATTTAGAAGTGGAGATGGACAATATAAGGGCAAATATCTGTTTCTTCCATGCAGCAAATATCAAAGTGGAAAGAATGAAATTTGTTACGATTTAGTGCAGAGAGAAAGAAAAGAGCCACCTAAGGAGATATAATGAGAACATACTAACTTTAAACATGTAGTCTTTGACCAGATCTGTGGGGATGCTGACATCACTTCCCCTCGTACTGTTCTCACTCGGCACCCGCTCTTGTCCACGTGGTGATCGTCTAGGGATGGAATCTTGACGAGTTTGCAGATCTAGGTTTGATGATGTTAAACTGAAAGAAATACCAACACaatatatgaaaaataaaattcGTCTCAGCACTTCAATCATTTCGGTTCAGATGTAATCTCAAGGACAAGAAATAAACACACAGCATTTCTAATGTTCATAAATATCTAACATTCAAAGTGTTTAACCCATTAATATACATGAAAACTGTGCAAACATATGGGGCAGCTTAAGGTTAGGCAAATCTTCATTTCAGCTGCCTGTGTATACTTGATCATGTCCTAAACCCTCGAGTGTAAGAATAAATATGTTGGTATCCATTTACTTTTTGTTATGCATAATTAACACAAGACAAAAGCATGCATAATTTGAACTTGACAGAAACTTACAATGAAGGGCGTGCACCATGTCCGAAGGGAAAGACTGTAGTCGACTCTGAAATTGTTTCTATGAGATAAAAAAACTATTAACAGTAACTGTTCTTCAATATTGATACAAGCAATGCAGAATGATATTAAAACAGTGACcttgttcagtgagtgagtgagttgggttttacactgcactcagcaatattccaactatatggcggcgatctgtaaataatcgagtctggaccagacaatccactaatcaacaacatgggcatcgatctgcgcaattgggaaccgatgacatgggtcaaccaagtcagtgagtctgaccaccctatcccattagttgcctcttacgacaagcatagtcgccttttatggcaagcattggttgctggaggcctactctaccccggaccttcatggctTGAACTTGTTCAGAAGGACTGGCCACCCTGAGATATAAGGTAGGAGTAAACAACATGTATTGAATGCTGCTCTGTAACCTATTTCATTTATGCTGCAGCACTTTAACCTTTGATCACAAGGTCACCAAAATGTGACTTGAAATGAGTATTTTCTCCATTTTAGtcacatttcagctatatctgCTTCATATGTTGAAGCTGTATGGGGAATTAAGCCAATGTTCCTGTGTAATGACAAAATGGCTGAACCACTTGGTCACCCCATATCCCCATTTCAGTTTTCAGCACTGTGGATATTCCTTGTTAGaatagggcggtggggtagcctagtggttaaagtgttcgctcgtcacaccaaagaccagggtacgattccctacatgggtaaaatgtgtgaagctcattttctggtgtcccaccccccccccccacccccttaCCCccagtaatattgctgaaatattgctaaaaagcgtcataaaactaaacccactcactcactcaccttgtaaGAATATCCCCAGCAACATCTGCTGGTTATTAGAAGTATCCAAAATAGATGAGGCAATTAGCGACATAACTTGAATGATTGCCACtgaacctccaaaacatggatgAGTATACATGATATCAATGTCCTGTTTGTCTGTTCTATATCTAATATTTACAGGCCACTGTCACATGGCTTTGGTATTGCAGCAAGTGACATTCAGTAACACATACTAAAATAACAATCAGAGTATAATCTGTTTCAAAGTACTTACGATAAGAGAGAGAAGAAACTAACCAACAATTTCTGAATGTTTATTATCTAAAAGCCAGtccctagattttcaaagctctctaaGCCCCAACACAGTCATAagtaaatgttaatgtatggcatcttagcgctaagagagcttcgaaaatctaggcccagaatgATAGATTGCAGAGCATTTGAAGGCAAAAGATCTCAATTCAGCCATACCAAACTTACATCTGCGTTTCGAAATACATGTTCTACAAATATAACGTCAAATTTGGCCTATTGCCACATCAGAATACAGGTAAAATGTGACAAATGTGACACATACCGCCAGTTGATCCGCTGTGAGAGACGCTGGTCGTGGTTCCAGGGATTCGAGAATCCAGCAGCTGCATGGTGGCCTCTGTATACACCAACTGGAAACACTGGCCAATCAGAGCACACAGTTCCTCTGCTGCTTGCTGATGACAACCAATCAGAAGACAGTATGTCAGTTGGATACCTTACTACCTTATGTGTCAGGGTCCATAACCGAAAGCATGCCACACAACTCTGTAGAACTGCTTACATAACTtagacatgtttgtttacattgaaaCATACCATTTGCATTCTAGAAATATGTTTCATGGCAAACAGTGTACTGTACAGAATCATCAGGAATACCAAAGAAAAGGGCTGGCACCTTTCTGTTAAGAAATCTGCTATTCAGCTGACTTTCAGTCACAGAACCACAGATTCAAAATCCTAAACTAGTACACTTATGTCTTACCTTTGTATCACAGTAGAGAACAGACAAACTACACTCCTCAAGAGTTCCTAAAAGAAAGAACAATGTAAGCGGTATATTGACAGAACAAATTGTGTATTATGTCAtcatcaacaatattccagctaaattaAGGCGACATGTAAATAACTGAAGATGCCAGATGAATTGGCAGTTAATATGAGCATCATTTCACACAATATACCGCATCTTGCAAATTCTGTTGCCTCTTTTTAAATAGCTTATGCAATATTAACACTGTTACCCATTCtattttctgtatatatgtACTTTCCTAAAATGGTTTTGTTGACATGATAATGTTAAGCAACATTGCTAACAAGTATtactttaaatattaacacCCAAAGTATCTTTCTCAAATACCAACATTGAGTGCATTAACTGTTTTTAGCTCATTTTGAAAAGGATCTCAATGAAAAAAGACATGAGGCAACACTTTAACCTTTTCTTAAtgctttatttttttttaattcaccACAATGTCTTAATTAAGTATGTACTACGTTATTTCTTTTTCCAAgcacatattgtctttagctCTGGGTGCTGAGTACCTGTCCTAACCAGGGGTAATCAGTCTGACTGCAAAAGTTTGTGATTGCTGCCTAGTCTTCATCTAATATGATTTTGCAACAGAAAGCAGGGATAAGAAATGTGTTACAACACAACCTACCGTGTTTGAGTGCAAGAATATGCTGCCCATCATCCTTTATGTAACACACAGCTGCAATCTCATGCATTGGTATCCGTAGCAACAGATCCtggagaagggagataactctttcaAAACAGTTGAATACTTTACTAACATATTTGTATACCAGGTTAAAACAGCagaaaatttaaaaataaacatcATAGTTTATTATGATACATGATGGTACATATGATGAACATGGCAAAGACATTTCTAAGACGTTTAATAATACCTCTGACTGGTTGT
Above is a genomic segment from Haliotis asinina isolate JCU_RB_2024 chromosome 7, JCU_Hal_asi_v2, whole genome shotgun sequence containing:
- the LOC137290858 gene encoding cerebral cavernous malformations protein 2 homolog isoform X6; amino-acid sequence: MEDDPRARKKGFFSNQLNRGRGPREEMGMYSRRVLNSYDLKPPDYYVKPQYLIEENVEKVVKYAGMIDGVVADIDITNRTDVLRVIDKGKKQGFIPPKVGYEHEAIFSLSVNNIKISRYNQSEDLLLRIPMHEIAAVCYIKDDGQHILALKHGTLEECSLSVLYCDTKQAAEELCALIGQCFQLVYTEATMQLLDSRIPGTTTSVSHSGSTGESTTVFPFGHGARPSFLTSSNLDLQTRQDSIPRRSPRGQERVPSENSTRGSDVSIPTDLVKDYMFKLHQKLNPDELRHFAELLRDWHNELPIGEFCEQVLQLYGPDRKHLLAEMSPFIPSADYGQFVDFLRKNGISIPENGTLSSSRSNTRIRSVSELSTASTISNGNIDDVEQILNMVTDHIARLDASVDVETNPENFMHGIDNY
- the LOC137290858 gene encoding cerebral cavernous malformations protein 2 homolog isoform X4, whose product is MEDDPRARKKGFFSNQLNRGRGPREEMGMYSRRVLNSYDLKPPDYYVKPQYLIEENVEKVVKYAGMIDGVVADIDITNRTDVLRVIDKGKKQGFIPPKVGYEHEAIFSLSVNNIKISRYNQSEDLLLRIPMHEIAAVCYIKDDGQHILALKHGTLEECSLSVLYCDTKQAAEELCALIGQCFQLVYTEATMQLLDSRIPGTTTSVSHSGSTGESTTVFPFGHGARPSFLTSSNLDLQTRQDSIPRRSPRGQERVPSENSTRGSDVSIPTDLVKDYMFKLHQKLNPDELRHFAELLRDWHNELPIGEFCEQVLQLYGPDRKHLLAEMSPFIPSADYGQFVDFLRKNGISIPENGTLSSSRSNTRMYTRRSVSELSTASTISNGNIDDVEQILNMVTDHIARLDASVDVETNPENFMHGIDNY
- the LOC137290858 gene encoding cerebral cavernous malformations protein 2 homolog isoform X8, translated to MGMYSRRVLNSYDLKPPDYYVKPQYLIEENVEKVVKYAGMIDGVVADIDITNRTDVLRVIDKGKKQGFIPPKVGYEHEAIFSLSVNNIKISRYNQSEDLLLRIPMHEIAAVCYIKDDGQHILALKHGTLEECSLSVLYCDTKQAAEELCALIGQCFQLVYTEATMQLLDSRIPGTTTSVSHSGSTGETISESTTVFPFGHGARPSFLTSSNLDLQTRQDSIPRRSPRGQERVPSENSTRGSDVSIPTDLVKDYMFKLHQKLNPDELRHFAELLRDWHNELPIGEFCEQVLQLYGPDRKHLLAEMSPFIPSADYGQFVDFLRKNGISIPENGTLSSSRSNTRMYTRSVSELSTASTISNGNIDDVEQILNMVTDHIARLDASVDVETNPENFMHGIDNY
- the LOC137290858 gene encoding cerebral cavernous malformations protein 2 homolog isoform X3, translating into MEDDPRARKKGFFSNQLNRGRGPREEMGMYSRRVLNSYDLKPPDYYVKPQYLIEENVEKVVKYAGMIDGVVADIDITNRTDVLRVIDKGKKQGFIPPKVGYEHEAIFSLSVNNIKISRYNQSEDLLLRIPMHEIAAVCYIKDDGQHILALKHGTLEECSLSVLYCDTKQAAEELCALIGQCFQLVYTEATMQLLDSRIPGTTTSVSHSGSTGETISESTTVFPFGHGARPSFLTSSNLDLQTRQDSIPRRSPRGQERVPSENSTRGSDVSIPTDLVKDYMFKLHQKLNPDELRHFAELLRDWHNELPIGEFCEQVLQLYGPDRKHLLAEMSPFIPSADYGQFVDFLRKNGISIPENGTLSSSRSNTRIRSVSELSTASTISNGNIDDVEQILNMVTDHIARLDASVDVETNPENFMHGIDNY
- the LOC137290858 gene encoding cerebral cavernous malformations protein 2 homolog isoform X7, yielding MGMYSRRVLNSYDLKPPDYYVKPQYLIEENVEKVVKYAGMIDGVVADIDITNRTDVLRVIDKGKKQGFIPPKVGYEHEAIFSLSVNNIKISRYNQSEDLLLRIPMHEIAAVCYIKDDGQHILALKHGTLEECSLSVLYCDTKQAAEELCALIGQCFQLVYTEATMQLLDSRIPGTTTSVSHSGSTGETISESTTVFPFGHGARPSFLTSSNLDLQTRQDSIPRRSPRGQERVPSENSTRGSDVSIPTDLVKDYMFKLHQKLNPDELRHFAELLRDWHNELPIGEFCEQVLQLYGPDRKHLLAEMSPFIPSADYGQFVDFLRKNGISIPENGTLSSSRSNTRMYTRRSVSELSTASTISNGNIDDVEQILNMVTDHIARLDASVDVETNPENFMHGIDNY
- the LOC137290858 gene encoding cerebral cavernous malformations protein 2 homolog isoform X1, whose translation is MEDDPRARKKGFFSNQLNRGRGPREEMGMYSRRVLNSYDLKPPDYYVKPQYLIEENVEKVVKYAGMIDGVVADIDITNRTDVLRVIDKGKKQGFIPPKVGYEHEAIFSLSVNNIKISRYNQSEDLLLRIPMHEIAAVCYIKDDGQHILALKHGTLEECSLSVLYCDTKQAAEELCALIGQCFQLVYTEATMQLLDSRIPGTTTSVSHSGSTGETISESTTVFPFGHGARPSFLTSSNLDLQTRQDSIPRRSPRGQERVPSENSTRGSDVSIPTDLVKDYMFKLHQKLNPDELRHFAELLRDWHNELPIGEFCEQVLQLYGPDRKHLLAEMSPFIPSADYGQFVDFLRKNGISIPENGTLSSSRSNTRMYTRRSVSELSTASTISNGNIDDVEQILNMVTDHIARLDASVDVETNPENFMHGIDNY
- the LOC137290858 gene encoding cerebral cavernous malformations protein 2 homolog isoform X2, yielding MEDDPRARKKGFFSNQLNRGRGPREEMGMYSRRVLNSYDLKPPDYYVKPQYLIEENVEKVVKYAGMIDGVVADIDITNRTDVLRVIDKGKKQGFIPPKVGYEHEAIFSLSVNNIKISRYNQSEDLLLRIPMHEIAAVCYIKDDGQHILALKHGTLEECSLSVLYCDTKQAAEELCALIGQCFQLVYTEATMQLLDSRIPGTTTSVSHSGSTGETISESTTVFPFGHGARPSFLTSSNLDLQTRQDSIPRRSPRGQERVPSENSTRGSDVSIPTDLVKDYMFKLHQKLNPDELRHFAELLRDWHNELPIGEFCEQVLQLYGPDRKHLLAEMSPFIPSADYGQFVDFLRKNGISIPENGTLSSSRSNTRMYTRSVSELSTASTISNGNIDDVEQILNMVTDHIARLDASVDVETNPENFMHGIDNY
- the LOC137290858 gene encoding cerebral cavernous malformations protein 2 homolog isoform X5, with translation MEDDPRARKKGFFSNQLNRGRGPREEMGMYSRRVLNSYDLKPPDYYVKPQYLIEENVEKVVKYAGMIDGVVADIDITNRTDVLRVIDKGKKQGFIPPKVGYEHEAIFSLSVNNIKISRYNQSEDLLLRIPMHEIAAVCYIKDDGQHILALKHGTLEECSLSVLYCDTKQAAEELCALIGQCFQLVYTEATMQLLDSRIPGTTTSVSHSGSTGESTTVFPFGHGARPSFLTSSNLDLQTRQDSIPRRSPRGQERVPSENSTRGSDVSIPTDLVKDYMFKLHQKLNPDELRHFAELLRDWHNELPIGEFCEQVLQLYGPDRKHLLAEMSPFIPSADYGQFVDFLRKNGISIPENGTLSSSRSNTRMYTRSVSELSTASTISNGNIDDVEQILNMVTDHIARLDASVDVETNPENFMHGIDNY
- the LOC137290858 gene encoding cerebral cavernous malformations protein 2 homolog isoform X9, with the translated sequence MGMYSRRVLNSYDLKPPDYYVKPQYLIEENVEKVVKYAGMIDGVVADIDITNRTDVLRVIDKGKKQGFIPPKVGYEHEAIFSLSVNNIKISRYNQSEDLLLRIPMHEIAAVCYIKDDGQHILALKHGTLEECSLSVLYCDTKQAAEELCALIGQCFQLVYTEATMQLLDSRIPGTTTSVSHSGSTGETISESTTVFPFGHGARPSFLTSSNLDLQTRQDSIPRRSPRGQERVPSENSTRGSDVSIPTDLVKDYMFKLHQKLNPDELRHFAELLRDWHNELPIGEFCEQVLQLYGPDRKHLLAEMSPFIPSADYGQFVDFLRKNGISIPENGTLSSSRSNTRIRSVSELSTASTISNGNIDDVEQILNMVTDHIARLDASVDVETNPENFMHGIDNY
- the LOC137290858 gene encoding cerebral cavernous malformations protein 2 homolog isoform X10 — its product is MGMYSRRVLNSYDLKPPDYYVKPQYLIEENVEKVVKYAGMIDGVVADIDITNRTDVLRVIDKGKKQGFIPPKVGYEHEAIFSLSVNNIKISRYNQSEDLLLRIPMHEIAAVCYIKDDGQHILALKHGTLEECSLSVLYCDTKQAAEELCALIGQCFQLVYTEATMQLLDSRIPGTTTSVSHSGSTGESTTVFPFGHGARPSFLTSSNLDLQTRQDSIPRRSPRGQERVPSENSTRGSDVSIPTDLVKDYMFKLHQKLNPDELRHFAELLRDWHNELPIGEFCEQVLQLYGPDRKHLLAEMSPFIPSADYGQFVDFLRKNGISIPENGTLSSSRSNTRMYTRSVSELSTASTISNGNIDDVEQILNMVTDHIARLDASVDVETNPENFMHGIDNY